In Juglans regia cultivar Chandler chromosome 13, Walnut 2.0, whole genome shotgun sequence, the DNA window taatttataagatatttgaattataaactttttttggTAAATCAAGTTTTGCCGTATCAACGGAATAGAATGTGTGTTTTATACACCAgcttacaaatagaatttttcaatgcGAGTGATTTTTACAGCATTAGTGTATAATTGGTTCTATGTAACTGATCAGAGTGCATGGTTAATTTATATCTCCCCTTATAGACATTGGATTCTATAATTAATCTCATAATAATTTTGTCTCCTTATTTACTAATCCTAGCTGCGGGCTGTGTGAGCCTCACAGTCCTATTCTTCAGCTGAAAATGGGAAAATTCTTAACTCCGGTCGTGTGGCCGCCCGCCTCCTGCATGTCCGTACGTACACATGATGAATAGCTAGCTGATCACAGCAAATCAAGCTCGACCTTGCATTCCAATTGAGGATTATTGGCCTAAAAATGAGACAGACCGCAGCTTTACAATTAGTAAAGAATCACGACATATTATATAACATGAAAGAAATGGGTGTTTGGGTATAGCTTCTGTACGTGTGCAAGGCATTCTTTGGCTGCAAAGGCATTCACAAAGGACCTGTGGCTGCATATTTCAGCCATACTCGTACGCACATCCTCGAACTcagcacatatatatacatggaaaTGAAGCGCATGGGGATGGCTAAGCTTTATTGCTTTGCATTGGTCCTTGTCTTTGCCTTCGGCCTGAGCAGCTCCTCGAGGGTGCCTCGTGAGAGAAAGCACTACGTGAAATTTATCAACAATCTCAGCAACAAAGTACTTAATGTCAACTGCAAAAATGAGAAACCCTACATTGATCTGACCCTTCACATTCTTCTGCCCAAGGAGGAGTACGAATTCAATTACATTGTTGGGCGAGGCATGGCTTTCAGGTGTGACCTGCGACATGGGTCTACAAGCAAGGCCTTCCTTGTCAGTGATAGAGCAATCAAAAGAGAATGCGGTCGAAACCATTGCATTTGGAAAGCACAAGATGATGGAGTTTACCTACTCAACCGGAAAACGAATCAGTACACGTTCAAGTTTGGATGGGAAAATTGACCATGATGGTGATGATCAAGGTGATCGATGCTGCGAGCTGGAAGATAAAAACAAAGCTATCTAGCTATCTAGTAATTAGAGCAGTAGTACCAAGatggtttttgtattttgttctctgaaatacatcattaaaaatctcgttatatatatatatatatttatatatatatatatatattctttttacaaTATCTCTGGcgcatttattttttctcttttat includes these proteins:
- the LOC109019033 gene encoding S-protein homolog 7-like, producing MEMKRMGMAKLYCFALVLVFAFGLSSSSRVPRERKHYVKFINNLSNKVLNVNCKNEKPYIDLTLHILLPKEEYEFNYIVGRGMAFRCDLRHGSTSKAFLVSDRAIKRECGRNHCIWKAQDDGVYLLNRKTNQYTFKFGWEN